A region from the Aphis gossypii isolate Hap1 chromosome 1, ASM2018417v2, whole genome shotgun sequence genome encodes:
- the LOC114128382 gene encoding NEDD4-binding protein 2 isoform X2: protein MFKMTNYNKNMSWSCLNTKEDLFKLFTGHLDDDVIEMVIESRNNDLLLAYRDLIEITNVSDHEQNLHLLSAEEKNQSAAASNSNIPKINWERLSTTETPISKILYLVSKHFKVLVLMRGCQGSGKSYQATNILNLCYKNAKIDDFIYSADKFFINKSNGKYNFNRNKIVEAHNWAFQKFQTAIELEVTPVIIDNTNCEAWEMEKYAKVAVNNGYWIEIVEPSTEWAWDPIELAKKNTHSISYDVIVSTFHRYDHSITVDSLLTRFKLKYNKKNQPPIVSNTAKKYQLCENLIDQRDVVNESQIEIIDDFKDLCVSKKGKKRKKKKESTILNSDNEDALIPEISTIQEEEKEEDINKINEFENLSQEISDVDEKSQSSVDEASNYVNKSVNTSENDFLFMEVLNEIPEEEYSSYVIFGRNRDINEGNQSILSMFCGKLDKGTTTNDLKGITPKLNLNKVCEHFPENISSLIIELFEKCEGNIDWILDMLVESKHDISKEQLCRFIEYEENYFINNVQRQDSIELFNQNNEQDDNLFDSPLNSQSKTVNRIIEESDSKKKKHGKKVIDKKLQRTFKIVDDDLKKDIENKFTFGDSLYSDHVLRIKKFKENQNAIDSTDFILPNSESIEENLAFEKDDEGNFVQLVMDRSVLAQLCDYFGDFSPNFNQNTLLMPVKLPEKLAEELYYYLIANTPLDVCNQDAILQDETLARKLQEESTEECSSSSANSYIGEFTFSAVLTKKLLLEKYKHINSTRVLNVLRANNYKFHEANEILSEESGIKCSLNQDNPTIQESERNHEINQNESNSDQDYGRVALELSLKRQQLLQKANRSLSSKQHPSVTAHYLERADIVKQNEILAKTNAVLDMVKQNENATSLDLHNLTVSDAIIALDIYLDNHISNLKKPNGGNRGRQLTIITGRGKHSPNGIARIKPVVIRRLKDRRLIYLEPETPGSIMVIIKKNSLLSSEF, encoded by the exons atgtttaagatgacaaattataataaaaacatgagTTGGAGTTGTTTAAACACCAAagaagatttatttaaattatttactggcCACCTTGATGATGATGTTATTGAAATGGTGATAGAAAGTCGAAATAATGATt TGTTATTGGCATATCGAGATCTTATTGAAATAACAAATGTTTCTGATCATGAACAAAATTTGCATTTACTATCTgctgaagaaaaaaatcaatctgCTGCAGCTTCTAATTCCAATATTCCTAAAATTAATTGGGAACGTTTATCTACAACTGAAACGCctattagtaaaattttataccTGGTATCAAAACACTTCAAAGTTTTAGTACTTATGAGAGGATGTCAAGGCAGTGGAAAATCATATCAAGcaactaatattttgaatttatgctATAAAAATGCTAAAATCGATGACTTTATTTATAGTGCagataagttttttattaataaaagtaatgggaaatataattttaatcgtaataaaatagtcGAAGCACACAATTGGGCATTTCAAAAATTCCAAACAGCTATTGAATTAGAAGTTACTCCAGTTATTATTGACAATACAAATTGTGAAGCTTGGGAAATGGAAAAATATGCTAAAGTGGCTGTGAATAATGGATATTGGATTGAAATTGTTGAACCTAGTACTGAATGGGCGTGGGATCCGATAGAGTTGgccaaaaaaaatacacattcaATATCTTATGATGTTATAGTTTCTACATTCCATCGATATGACCATAGTATCACTGTTGATAGTTTGTTAactagatttaaattaaaatataataaaaaaaaccagcCACCAATAGTATCAAACACAGCTAAAAAATATCAGCTTTGTGAAAATCTCATAGACCAGAGAGATGTTGTAAATGAATCTCAAATTGAGATTATTGACGATTTTAAAGACTTGTGTGTttcaaaaaaaggaaaaaaaagaaagaaaaaaaaagaatctaCTATTCTTAACAGTGATAATGAAGACGCTTTGATTCCTGAAATTAGTACAAtacaagaagaagaaaaagaagaagatattaacaaaatcaatGAATTTGAAAACCTATCCCAAGAAATTTCTGATGTTGATGAAAAGTCTCAGTCATCTGTAGACGAAGCATCAAATTATGTCAATAAATCTGTTAATACATccgaaaatgattttttatttatggaaGTCCTAAATGAGATACCTGAAGAAGAGTATAGtagttatgttatttttggAAGAAACAGAGATATTAATGAAGGAAATCAAAGTATTTTGAGTATGTTTTGTGGAAAATTAGATAAAGGTACAACAACTAATGACCTCAAAGGTATTACGCCtaaactaaatttgaataaagttTGTGAACATTTCCCAGAAAATATTTCTTCattgattattgaattatttgaaaaatgtgaaGGTAATATTGATTGGATTTTAGATATGTTGGTAGAATCTAAACATGATATATCGAAAGAGCAATTGTGCCGTTTTATTGAATAtgaagaaaattatttcattaacaaTGTTCAACGTCAAGACTCCATTGaactttttaatcaaaataatgaacaagatgataatttatttgattctcCACTAAATTCACAGTCAAAAACAGTAAACAGAATTATTGAAGAAAGTGatagtaaaaagaaaaaacacgggaaaaaagttattgataaaaaattacagcgaacatttaaaattgttgatgatgatttaaaaaaagatattgaaaataaatttacatttggtGATTCATTATACTCTGATCATGTTTtaaggataaaaaaatttaaagaaaatcaaaatgcTATAGATAGTACTGATTTTATTCTTCCAAACTCTGAGAGTATTGAAGAAAACTTAGCATTTGAAAAAGATGATGAGGGAAACTTTGTTCAATTAGTTATGGATAGAAGTGTGCTTGCTCAATTATGTGACTATTTTGGCGATTTTTCTCCTAATTTTA aTCAAAATACATTACTAATGCCTGTGAAATTACCTGAAAAGTTAGCTGAAGAactttattactatttgatCGCAAATACTCCTTTAGATGTTTGTAATCAAGATGCCATTTTACAAG ATGAAACTTTGGCTAGAAAACTACAAGAAGAATCTACAGAAGAATGTTCTTCTAGTAGTGCAAATTCCTATATT GGTGAATTCACATTTTCTGcggttttaacaaaaaaattgctgttggaaaaatataaacatattaattccACACGTGTTTTAAATGTCTTACGTgccaacaattataaatttcat gaagCAAATGAAATTCTAAGTGAAGAGTCTGgtattaaatgttcattaaACCAAGACAATCCAACCAttcaa gAAAGTGAAAGAAATCATGAGATAAATCAAAATGAGTCCAATAGTGATCAAGATTATGGTAGAGTAGCTTTAGAACTTTCACTTAAAAGACAACAGCTTTTACAAAAAGCTAACCGTTCTTTAAGCTCAAAACAACATCCTTCAGTCACTGCACATTATTTAGAAAGA GCTGACATTGTTAAACAAAACGAAATACTTGCCAAAACCAATGCTGTATTAGATATGGTTAAACAAAATGAGAATGCAACTTCCTTAGATTTGCATAATTTAACA GTTTCAGATGCTATAATAGCTTTAGACATATATTTGGATAATCATAtatcaaatttgaaaaaaccCAATGGAGGGAATAGAGGTAGACAACTAACCATTATTACAGGCCGCGGAAAACATAGTCCCAATGGCATAGCTCGTATTAAACCAGTTGTTATAAGAAGACTTAAAGATAGACGACTAAT ATATTTGGAACCTGAAACACCTGGATCAATAAtggttattatcaaaaaaaactcTTTGCTCAGttcagaattttaa
- the LOC114128382 gene encoding NEDD4-binding protein 2 isoform X3: protein MTNYNKNMSWSCLNTKEDLFKLFTGHLDDDVIEMVIESRNNDLLLAYRDLIEITNVSDHEQNLHLLSAEEKNQSAAASNSNIPKINWERLSTTETPISKILYLVSKHFKVLVLMRGCQGSGKSYQATNILNLCYKNAKIDDFIYSADKFFINKSNGKYNFNRNKIVEAHNWAFQKFQTAIELEVTPVIIDNTNCEAWEMEKYAKVAVNNGYWIEIVEPSTEWAWDPIELAKKNTHSISYDVIVSTFHRYDHSITVDSLLTRFKLKYNKKNQPPIVSNTAKKYQLCENLIDQRDVVNESQIEIIDDFKDLCVSKKGKKRKKKKESTILNSDNEDALIPEISTIQEEEKEEDINKINEFENLSQEISDVDEKSQSSVDEASNYVNKSVNTSENDFLFMEVLNEIPEEEYSSYVIFGRNRDINEGNQSILSMFCGKLDKGTTTNDLKGITPKLNLNKVCEHFPENISSLIIELFEKCEGNIDWILDMLVESKHDISKEQLCRFIEYEENYFINNVQRQDSIELFNQNNEQDDNLFDSPLNSQSKTVNRIIEESDSKKKKHGKKVIDKKLQRTFKIVDDDLKKDIENKFTFGDSLYSDHVLRIKKFKENQNAIDSTDFILPNSESIEENLAFEKDDEGNFVQLVMDRSVLAQLCDYFGDFSPNFNQNTLLMPVKLPEKLAEELYYYLIANTPLDVCNQDAILQDETLARKLQEESTEECSSSSANSYIGEFTFSAVLTKKLLLEKYKHINSTRVLNVLRANNYKFHEANEILSEESGIKCSLNQDNPTIQESERNHEINQNESNSDQDYGRVALELSLKRQQLLQKANRSLSSKQHPSVTAHYLERADIVKQNEILAKTNAVLDMVKQNENATSLDLHNLTVSDAIIALDIYLDNHISNLKKPNGGNRGRQLTIITGRGKHSPNGIARIKPVVIRRLKDRRLIYLEPETPGSIMVIIKKNSLLSSEF from the exons atgacaaattataataaaaacatgagTTGGAGTTGTTTAAACACCAAagaagatttatttaaattatttactggcCACCTTGATGATGATGTTATTGAAATGGTGATAGAAAGTCGAAATAATGATt TGTTATTGGCATATCGAGATCTTATTGAAATAACAAATGTTTCTGATCATGAACAAAATTTGCATTTACTATCTgctgaagaaaaaaatcaatctgCTGCAGCTTCTAATTCCAATATTCCTAAAATTAATTGGGAACGTTTATCTACAACTGAAACGCctattagtaaaattttataccTGGTATCAAAACACTTCAAAGTTTTAGTACTTATGAGAGGATGTCAAGGCAGTGGAAAATCATATCAAGcaactaatattttgaatttatgctATAAAAATGCTAAAATCGATGACTTTATTTATAGTGCagataagttttttattaataaaagtaatgggaaatataattttaatcgtaataaaatagtcGAAGCACACAATTGGGCATTTCAAAAATTCCAAACAGCTATTGAATTAGAAGTTACTCCAGTTATTATTGACAATACAAATTGTGAAGCTTGGGAAATGGAAAAATATGCTAAAGTGGCTGTGAATAATGGATATTGGATTGAAATTGTTGAACCTAGTACTGAATGGGCGTGGGATCCGATAGAGTTGgccaaaaaaaatacacattcaATATCTTATGATGTTATAGTTTCTACATTCCATCGATATGACCATAGTATCACTGTTGATAGTTTGTTAactagatttaaattaaaatataataaaaaaaaccagcCACCAATAGTATCAAACACAGCTAAAAAATATCAGCTTTGTGAAAATCTCATAGACCAGAGAGATGTTGTAAATGAATCTCAAATTGAGATTATTGACGATTTTAAAGACTTGTGTGTttcaaaaaaaggaaaaaaaagaaagaaaaaaaaagaatctaCTATTCTTAACAGTGATAATGAAGACGCTTTGATTCCTGAAATTAGTACAAtacaagaagaagaaaaagaagaagatattaacaaaatcaatGAATTTGAAAACCTATCCCAAGAAATTTCTGATGTTGATGAAAAGTCTCAGTCATCTGTAGACGAAGCATCAAATTATGTCAATAAATCTGTTAATACATccgaaaatgattttttatttatggaaGTCCTAAATGAGATACCTGAAGAAGAGTATAGtagttatgttatttttggAAGAAACAGAGATATTAATGAAGGAAATCAAAGTATTTTGAGTATGTTTTGTGGAAAATTAGATAAAGGTACAACAACTAATGACCTCAAAGGTATTACGCCtaaactaaatttgaataaagttTGTGAACATTTCCCAGAAAATATTTCTTCattgattattgaattatttgaaaaatgtgaaGGTAATATTGATTGGATTTTAGATATGTTGGTAGAATCTAAACATGATATATCGAAAGAGCAATTGTGCCGTTTTATTGAATAtgaagaaaattatttcattaacaaTGTTCAACGTCAAGACTCCATTGaactttttaatcaaaataatgaacaagatgataatttatttgattctcCACTAAATTCACAGTCAAAAACAGTAAACAGAATTATTGAAGAAAGTGatagtaaaaagaaaaaacacgggaaaaaagttattgataaaaaattacagcgaacatttaaaattgttgatgatgatttaaaaaaagatattgaaaataaatttacatttggtGATTCATTATACTCTGATCATGTTTtaaggataaaaaaatttaaagaaaatcaaaatgcTATAGATAGTACTGATTTTATTCTTCCAAACTCTGAGAGTATTGAAGAAAACTTAGCATTTGAAAAAGATGATGAGGGAAACTTTGTTCAATTAGTTATGGATAGAAGTGTGCTTGCTCAATTATGTGACTATTTTGGCGATTTTTCTCCTAATTTTA aTCAAAATACATTACTAATGCCTGTGAAATTACCTGAAAAGTTAGCTGAAGAactttattactatttgatCGCAAATACTCCTTTAGATGTTTGTAATCAAGATGCCATTTTACAAG ATGAAACTTTGGCTAGAAAACTACAAGAAGAATCTACAGAAGAATGTTCTTCTAGTAGTGCAAATTCCTATATT GGTGAATTCACATTTTCTGcggttttaacaaaaaaattgctgttggaaaaatataaacatattaattccACACGTGTTTTAAATGTCTTACGTgccaacaattataaatttcat gaagCAAATGAAATTCTAAGTGAAGAGTCTGgtattaaatgttcattaaACCAAGACAATCCAACCAttcaa gAAAGTGAAAGAAATCATGAGATAAATCAAAATGAGTCCAATAGTGATCAAGATTATGGTAGAGTAGCTTTAGAACTTTCACTTAAAAGACAACAGCTTTTACAAAAAGCTAACCGTTCTTTAAGCTCAAAACAACATCCTTCAGTCACTGCACATTATTTAGAAAGA GCTGACATTGTTAAACAAAACGAAATACTTGCCAAAACCAATGCTGTATTAGATATGGTTAAACAAAATGAGAATGCAACTTCCTTAGATTTGCATAATTTAACA GTTTCAGATGCTATAATAGCTTTAGACATATATTTGGATAATCATAtatcaaatttgaaaaaaccCAATGGAGGGAATAGAGGTAGACAACTAACCATTATTACAGGCCGCGGAAAACATAGTCCCAATGGCATAGCTCGTATTAAACCAGTTGTTATAAGAAGACTTAAAGATAGACGACTAAT ATATTTGGAACCTGAAACACCTGGATCAATAAtggttattatcaaaaaaaactcTTTGCTCAGttcagaattttaa
- the LOC114128382 gene encoding NEDD4-binding protein 2 isoform X1 produces the protein MFTRVCTRNAGISVKMTNYNKNMSWSCLNTKEDLFKLFTGHLDDDVIEMVIESRNNDLLLAYRDLIEITNVSDHEQNLHLLSAEEKNQSAAASNSNIPKINWERLSTTETPISKILYLVSKHFKVLVLMRGCQGSGKSYQATNILNLCYKNAKIDDFIYSADKFFINKSNGKYNFNRNKIVEAHNWAFQKFQTAIELEVTPVIIDNTNCEAWEMEKYAKVAVNNGYWIEIVEPSTEWAWDPIELAKKNTHSISYDVIVSTFHRYDHSITVDSLLTRFKLKYNKKNQPPIVSNTAKKYQLCENLIDQRDVVNESQIEIIDDFKDLCVSKKGKKRKKKKESTILNSDNEDALIPEISTIQEEEKEEDINKINEFENLSQEISDVDEKSQSSVDEASNYVNKSVNTSENDFLFMEVLNEIPEEEYSSYVIFGRNRDINEGNQSILSMFCGKLDKGTTTNDLKGITPKLNLNKVCEHFPENISSLIIELFEKCEGNIDWILDMLVESKHDISKEQLCRFIEYEENYFINNVQRQDSIELFNQNNEQDDNLFDSPLNSQSKTVNRIIEESDSKKKKHGKKVIDKKLQRTFKIVDDDLKKDIENKFTFGDSLYSDHVLRIKKFKENQNAIDSTDFILPNSESIEENLAFEKDDEGNFVQLVMDRSVLAQLCDYFGDFSPNFNQNTLLMPVKLPEKLAEELYYYLIANTPLDVCNQDAILQDETLARKLQEESTEECSSSSANSYIGEFTFSAVLTKKLLLEKYKHINSTRVLNVLRANNYKFHEANEILSEESGIKCSLNQDNPTIQESERNHEINQNESNSDQDYGRVALELSLKRQQLLQKANRSLSSKQHPSVTAHYLERADIVKQNEILAKTNAVLDMVKQNENATSLDLHNLTVSDAIIALDIYLDNHISNLKKPNGGNRGRQLTIITGRGKHSPNGIARIKPVVIRRLKDRRLIYLEPETPGSIMVIIKKNSLLSSEF, from the exons atgacaaattataataaaaacatgagTTGGAGTTGTTTAAACACCAAagaagatttatttaaattatttactggcCACCTTGATGATGATGTTATTGAAATGGTGATAGAAAGTCGAAATAATGATt TGTTATTGGCATATCGAGATCTTATTGAAATAACAAATGTTTCTGATCATGAACAAAATTTGCATTTACTATCTgctgaagaaaaaaatcaatctgCTGCAGCTTCTAATTCCAATATTCCTAAAATTAATTGGGAACGTTTATCTACAACTGAAACGCctattagtaaaattttataccTGGTATCAAAACACTTCAAAGTTTTAGTACTTATGAGAGGATGTCAAGGCAGTGGAAAATCATATCAAGcaactaatattttgaatttatgctATAAAAATGCTAAAATCGATGACTTTATTTATAGTGCagataagttttttattaataaaagtaatgggaaatataattttaatcgtaataaaatagtcGAAGCACACAATTGGGCATTTCAAAAATTCCAAACAGCTATTGAATTAGAAGTTACTCCAGTTATTATTGACAATACAAATTGTGAAGCTTGGGAAATGGAAAAATATGCTAAAGTGGCTGTGAATAATGGATATTGGATTGAAATTGTTGAACCTAGTACTGAATGGGCGTGGGATCCGATAGAGTTGgccaaaaaaaatacacattcaATATCTTATGATGTTATAGTTTCTACATTCCATCGATATGACCATAGTATCACTGTTGATAGTTTGTTAactagatttaaattaaaatataataaaaaaaaccagcCACCAATAGTATCAAACACAGCTAAAAAATATCAGCTTTGTGAAAATCTCATAGACCAGAGAGATGTTGTAAATGAATCTCAAATTGAGATTATTGACGATTTTAAAGACTTGTGTGTttcaaaaaaaggaaaaaaaagaaagaaaaaaaaagaatctaCTATTCTTAACAGTGATAATGAAGACGCTTTGATTCCTGAAATTAGTACAAtacaagaagaagaaaaagaagaagatattaacaaaatcaatGAATTTGAAAACCTATCCCAAGAAATTTCTGATGTTGATGAAAAGTCTCAGTCATCTGTAGACGAAGCATCAAATTATGTCAATAAATCTGTTAATACATccgaaaatgattttttatttatggaaGTCCTAAATGAGATACCTGAAGAAGAGTATAGtagttatgttatttttggAAGAAACAGAGATATTAATGAAGGAAATCAAAGTATTTTGAGTATGTTTTGTGGAAAATTAGATAAAGGTACAACAACTAATGACCTCAAAGGTATTACGCCtaaactaaatttgaataaagttTGTGAACATTTCCCAGAAAATATTTCTTCattgattattgaattatttgaaaaatgtgaaGGTAATATTGATTGGATTTTAGATATGTTGGTAGAATCTAAACATGATATATCGAAAGAGCAATTGTGCCGTTTTATTGAATAtgaagaaaattatttcattaacaaTGTTCAACGTCAAGACTCCATTGaactttttaatcaaaataatgaacaagatgataatttatttgattctcCACTAAATTCACAGTCAAAAACAGTAAACAGAATTATTGAAGAAAGTGatagtaaaaagaaaaaacacgggaaaaaagttattgataaaaaattacagcgaacatttaaaattgttgatgatgatttaaaaaaagatattgaaaataaatttacatttggtGATTCATTATACTCTGATCATGTTTtaaggataaaaaaatttaaagaaaatcaaaatgcTATAGATAGTACTGATTTTATTCTTCCAAACTCTGAGAGTATTGAAGAAAACTTAGCATTTGAAAAAGATGATGAGGGAAACTTTGTTCAATTAGTTATGGATAGAAGTGTGCTTGCTCAATTATGTGACTATTTTGGCGATTTTTCTCCTAATTTTA aTCAAAATACATTACTAATGCCTGTGAAATTACCTGAAAAGTTAGCTGAAGAactttattactatttgatCGCAAATACTCCTTTAGATGTTTGTAATCAAGATGCCATTTTACAAG ATGAAACTTTGGCTAGAAAACTACAAGAAGAATCTACAGAAGAATGTTCTTCTAGTAGTGCAAATTCCTATATT GGTGAATTCACATTTTCTGcggttttaacaaaaaaattgctgttggaaaaatataaacatattaattccACACGTGTTTTAAATGTCTTACGTgccaacaattataaatttcat gaagCAAATGAAATTCTAAGTGAAGAGTCTGgtattaaatgttcattaaACCAAGACAATCCAACCAttcaa gAAAGTGAAAGAAATCATGAGATAAATCAAAATGAGTCCAATAGTGATCAAGATTATGGTAGAGTAGCTTTAGAACTTTCACTTAAAAGACAACAGCTTTTACAAAAAGCTAACCGTTCTTTAAGCTCAAAACAACATCCTTCAGTCACTGCACATTATTTAGAAAGA GCTGACATTGTTAAACAAAACGAAATACTTGCCAAAACCAATGCTGTATTAGATATGGTTAAACAAAATGAGAATGCAACTTCCTTAGATTTGCATAATTTAACA GTTTCAGATGCTATAATAGCTTTAGACATATATTTGGATAATCATAtatcaaatttgaaaaaaccCAATGGAGGGAATAGAGGTAGACAACTAACCATTATTACAGGCCGCGGAAAACATAGTCCCAATGGCATAGCTCGTATTAAACCAGTTGTTATAAGAAGACTTAAAGATAGACGACTAAT ATATTTGGAACCTGAAACACCTGGATCAATAAtggttattatcaaaaaaaactcTTTGCTCAGttcagaattttaa